The DNA sequence TATTTTAGTAGTTGATATTTTGCGAGCAAGTTCGGTGATTGTAACTGCTCTCCAGCACGGAGCATGTTTTGTAAAAACTGTTAGGACAATAAAAGAAGCAAAAAACTTGAAAAAAGAAGGGTACATTATATGTGGAGAAAGAAACACAAAAAAAATAAAAGGTTTTGATAAAGGGAACTCACCTTTTGAATTTTTTGATGTAGAAAATAAGAAAATTGTTATTACTACTTCTAATGGTACAAAAACTGTAGAAAAAGCAAGAAAATATTCCTCGAAAATATTAGTTGGTGCTTTCTTAAACCTCGATAGTATTTTTGATTATATAAAAGATGATGAAAACATTGTTATTTGGTGTGCTGGAAATAATGGTGAAATTTCATACGAAGATACTTTATTTGCAGGAGCATTAGTAAAGAAGTTATACGAATACGGTAGAAAAGACTTAAGTGATAGTTCTCTTGTGTCAATGGATTTTTGGTCTGGCAGTAGACTTGATTTTAAAGGAAAGCATGCAGAAAAACTTATTCAAGCTGGTTTTGAAAAAGATGTAGAATTTTGTAAGCAAAATTCAATTTACAATGTAATTCCTCGAATGGTTCAAGAAGCATTTTACGGGGTGAAATTATGTTAGAAAATATAGATTTTTTAGGTCCAATTGTTATAATAGTTTTGTCGTTCTACGGTTTGTTGTTTAGAAAACATATTTTGTCAAAGATAATATCCCTTGATATATTAAATACTGGTATAATTTCACTTTTTGTTATATTTTCTTCCAAAAAAGGTAATTTTTATCCAATTCTCACTCCAGGTGTTTCTGAATATGTTGATCCTTTTCCCCAAGCTGTAATTATAACTTCCATAGTTATAGGGTTTGCTACTTTGTCTTTAACACTTGCTCTAAGCATGATGATAGTTGAAGCGAAAAGAAAAACAGATTTGACAAAGATCGAAAAAGAATAATTTGGAATTTTTCAATTGCAATTGTTAGTTAAGTAAAAATTTTTGTATAATACTTTTTGGAAATGATTCCAGCAAGGAGGGGTGTACATGAAGAAATTGATTGTTTTTTATCTTTTGTTAATTGCTTTTTTAGTTTTTTCGGCGGTATATGTTGAAAATGGAAAAGTTGTGTTTACATTTAAAGAAGCATTGGATGCTAAAGTAGTGTATCTAGCAGGTAATTTTAACAATTGGAATCCGACAGAACTTGC is a window from the Thermosipho atlanticus DSM 15807 genome containing:
- a CDS encoding 2-phosphosulfolactate phosphatase: MIETLFSYRDVPTVSGTILVVDILRASSVIVTALQHGACFVKTVRTIKEAKNLKKEGYIICGERNTKKIKGFDKGNSPFEFFDVENKKIVITTSNGTKTVEKARKYSSKILVGAFLNLDSIFDYIKDDENIVIWCAGNNGEISYEDTLFAGALVKKLYEYGRKDLSDSSLVSMDFWSGSRLDFKGKHAEKLIQAGFEKDVEFCKQNSIYNVIPRMVQEAFYGVKLC
- a CDS encoding NADH-quinone oxidoreductase subunit K, giving the protein MLENIDFLGPIVIIVLSFYGLLFRKHILSKIISLDILNTGIISLFVIFSSKKGNFYPILTPGVSEYVDPFPQAVIITSIVIGFATLSLTLALSMMIVEAKRKTDLTKIEKE